A part of Ascochyta rabiei chromosome 3, complete sequence genomic DNA contains:
- a CDS encoding alpha-tubulin: protein MRGEICHLHIGQAGTQLGNSAWELYLLEHGLKADGRPDPDAKDLNEGGSFETFFTETGSGKYVPRSIFVDLDPSPIDEIRTGSYRQLFHPELLISGKEDAANNYARGHYTIGKEMVDSVIDKIRRVADNCSSLQGFLIFHSFGGGTGSGFGALLLERLSTDYGKKCKLEFAVYPAPRVSTSVVEPYNAVLSTHSTIENSDCTFLVDNEAVYDICRRSLDIPRPNYEHLNRLIAQVVSSITSSLRFDGALNVDLNEFQTNLVPYPRIHYPLISYAPVISAKKSSHESFKVSDLTFQCFEPNNQMVVCDPRNGKYMAVALLYRGDIVPRDCTAAAGALKAKSSFNLVEWCPTGFKLGINYTKPISVPGSELAAVDRSVSMLSNTTAIAEAWSRLDHKFDLMYSKRAFVHWYVGEGMEEGEFSEAREDLAALEKDYELSVPTFLSGMLANSVFRRLPATLSMTRLTKASTKRYTTRIERSLYILLGSMCQLVVVVFCWDRKPEEKVNKSTYSLTRF, encoded by the exons ATGCGAGGAGAG ATCTGCCACCTCCACATCGGCCAGGCCGGTACCCAGCTCGGTAACAGCGCCTGGGAGCT GTACCTCCTTGAGCACGGCCTCAAGGCTGATGGTCGCCCGGACCCCGATGCGAAGGATCTCAACGAGGGCGGCTCGTTCGAGACCTTCTTCACGGAGACTGGCAGCGGCAAATACGTCCCTCGCTCCATCTTTGTCGACCTTGATCCCTCT CCCATTGACGAGATCCGCACTGGCTCCTACCGGCAGCTGTTCCACCCTGAGCTGTTGATCAGCGGCAAGGAGGACGCTGCCAACAACT ATGCTCGTGGCCACTACACCATCGGCAAGGAGATGGTCGACAGCGTGATTGACAAGATTCGCCGTGTCGCCG ACAACTGCTCCTCGCTCCAAGGTTTCCTCATCTTCCACTCGTTTGGTGGAGGCACAGGTTCCGGATTCGGGGCTCTCCTCTTGGAGCGCCTTTCCACCGACTACGGCAAGAAGTGCAAGCTCGAGTTTGCCGTTTATCCTGCTCCTCGCGTCTCTACCTCCGTCGTCGAACCATACAACGCCGTGCTATCGACCCACAGCACAATCGAGAACTCCGACTGCACATTCCTTGTTGACAACGAGGCCGTCTACGACATCTGCCGTCGCAGCCTAGACATCCCTAGGCCTAATTATGAGCACCTTAATCGCCTTATTGCTCAGGTTGTCAGCTCCATCACCTCCTCTCTGCGATTCGACGGCGCCCTCAACGTTGATCTGAACGAGTTCCAGACCAACCTTGTGCCCTACCCGCGTATCCACTACCCTCTTATCAGCTACGCTCCAGTCATCTCGGCCAAGAAGAGCTCCCACGAAAGCTTCAAGGTCAGCGACCTTACCTTCCAGT GCTTCGAGCCCAACAACCAGATGGTTGTTTGTGACCCGCGCAACGGCAAGTACATGGCTGTCGCTCTTCTGTACCGTGGAGATATTGTTCCCCGTGACTGCACGGCTGCCGCTGGTGCGCTCAAGGCCAAGTCTTCCTTCAACCTGGTCGAGTGGTGCCCCACTGGTTTCAAGCTCGGAATCAACTACACCAAGCCCATCAGCGTTCCTGGCAGCGAGCTTGCCGCTGTCGACCGAAGCGTTTCCATGCTGAGCAACACTACTGCCATTGCCGAGGCCTGGTCGCGTCTTGACCACAAGTTCGATCTCATGTACTCCAAGCGTGCTTTCGTCCACTGGTACGTCGGTGAGGGTATGGAGGAAGGAGAATTCTCCGAGGCTCGCGAGGACCTCGCTGCTTTGGAGAAGGACTACGAATTAAGTGTTCCTACTTTCTTGAGCGGGATGTTGGCTAACAGTGTGTTCAGGAGGTTGCCAGCGACTCTCTCGATGACGAGATTGACGAAGGCGAGTACTAAGCGTTATACCACTAGGATAGAGAGAAGCTTGTACATTTTGTTGGGTTCGATGTGTCAACTTGTTGTCGTGGTGTTCTGCTGGGACAGAAAGCCCGAAGAGAAAGTAAACAAATCAACATATTCGCTCACGCGATTTTGA
- a CDS encoding Aspartate--tRNA ligase has translation MPMALKKALERLKPGHSSHGSDDDSGIKSSSGVNTPVYSTANGRAQSPQATPRSSGIFAHRPSGEMKRDQIASPADSRSSLDHGTAPRKSMTGVFHRGTQSSSRSGSKDRKHERSGSLSTHGPMRAVKEKLHIADSSSDEGSGPLNRDGEHMSRNQLRKHEKHAQQEERHKQNQEKEAEIERRRKEMEEQANAELTPEQKAKYGSVPPNSYAGEWKHQQRANIQDFSADDIGKEVIFRARIHHLRKMSSKFVFFVFRQQLATIQGVLMEHSDISKYMLYWAEHLEVESVVLVKGILQAPNSKQGEVTGTTIHDVEISVHALHVEAEISDHLPFNVYEAEVTQADVDAELAQNDHKEGHNRVRIADRTRLNNRIIDLRSTASQGIFRIQSGICNLFRQALDEQGFIEIHTPKLQGGATESGASVFKVEYFSRGAFLAQSPQLAKQMAISADFGKVYEIGPVFRAENSNTYRHLTEYTGLDLEMQIDEHYHEVLRVLDRTFKTIFKGIYERFRPEIEVVKKHFPHEDLVWLDQTPIIPFAEGVRMLNESGWRDDNGNPLDENEDLGTRDEVQLGRVIKEKLGTDYYVLDKFPANARPFYAMQDPNNPELTNSFDIFCRGQEILSGGQRIHDSRLLLDKMSKLKMDPSTMEEYIQGFQWGAPPHGGGGIGLERILMLLLNLGNIRHASMFPRDPKSLPEKPVVKQLRHPDASTMHPPWEGQDRVMAKIDLQPIEKLIANYGDATNTSWLEPRTEVWRDQNTGAAVGFVPQDGFAITVGDPLCHESQYLKTMTGYLKYIKKERNLKPLWLLVGAPVEEVLATKFNWRTFSVTGEQRVDPAHNPADKDADVQRKIRHAEKEGVKISDYSIGTPPPPEVKKQVDARVEDWLKGRKGRQVHLTNIHPWQDEEHRQYHIAHTPDGTIAAFVAMAQLSPDHGWQVKYSLDFPNAPSGSIEYIVTHALKAVAASGAESVTFGGGASSKFTPGHNVKGTRVKVLSRAYHAIATELKLTNKTEFREKLGAIDDPSYICYPPHGLGPMAIKAILNFFEDDDM, from the coding sequence ATGCCCATGGCACTAAAAAAAGCGCTGGAGAGGCTCAAGCCAGGCCACAGCAGCCATGGCTCCGACGACGACAGCGGCATCAAGTCATCTAGCGGCGTGAATACGCCAGTCTACTCGACTGCCAACGGCAGAGCCCAGTCACCGCAGGCCACGCCACGCTCGTCTGGTATCTTCGCCCACAGGCCAAGCGGTGAGATGAAGCGCGACCAGATTGCCTCTCCTGCGGACAGTAGGTCGAGCCTCGATCACGGTACCGCCCCGCGCAAGTCCATGACCGGTGTCTTCCACCGCGGCACGCAGAGCTCCAGCCGATCCGGCTCGAAGGATCGCAAGCACGAGAGAAGCGGCTCACTCTCCACCCACGGCCCAATGCGAGCTGTCAAGGAGAAGCTTCACATCGCAGACTCATCCAGCGATGAAGGCAGCGGCCCCCTCAACCGAGATGGTGAACACATGTCTCGCAACCAGCTGCGCAAACATGAGAAGCACGCACAACAGGAAGAGCGCCACAAGCAGAACCAGGAGAAGGAAGCAGAAATCGAGAGGAGAAGGAAGGAGATGGAGGAACAAGCAAACGCCGAATTGACGCCAGAGCAAAAGGCGAAGTACGGCTCAGTCCCTCCTAACAGCTATGCCGGCGAGTGGAAGCACCAACAGCGCGCCAACATCCAAGATTTCTCCGCTGATGATATCGGCAAGGAGGTCATCTTCCGCGCCCGCATCCACCACCTCCGCAAGATGAGCTCCAAATTCGTGTTCTTCGTGTTCCGTCAGCAGCTCGCCACCATTCAGGGCGTCCTGATGGAGCACTCAGATATTTCCAAGTACATGCTGTACTGGGCAGAGCATCTCGAGGTTGAAAGCGTGGTCCTCGTCAAGGGCATCTTACAGGCTCCCAACTCAAAGCAGGGCGAGGTCACTGGAACCACCATCCACGACGTCGAAATCTCCGTGCATGCACTGCACGTCGAAGCGGAGATCTCCGACCATCTCCCCTTCAACGTATACGAAGCCGAAGTCACACAGGCCGACGTCGATGCTGAGCTTGCTCAGAACGACCACAAGGAGGGACACAACCGCGTCAGGATTGCAGACAGAACACGCCTGAACAACCGTATCATTGACCTACGGTCAACCGCATCGCAAGGTATCTTTCGCATCCAGTCTGGTATCTGCAATCTCTTCCGTCAAGCTTTAGACGAACAGGGCTTTATTGAGATTCACACACCCAAGCTGCAGGGTGGTGCCACCGAATCCGGCGCCAGTGTGTTCAAGGTCGAGTACTTCAGCCGTGGAGCCTTCCTTGCCCAGAGCCCTCAGTTGGCAAAGCAGATGGCTATTTCTGCAGACTTTGGCAAGGTTTATGAAATTGGTCCAGTGTTCCGTGCCGAAAACAGTAACACATACCGTCACTTGACGGAATACACTGGTCTGGATCTTGAGATGCAGATCGACGAACACTACCACGAAGTCCTTCGTGTTCTCGACCGCACGTTCAAGACCATCTTCAAGGGCATCTACGAGCGTTTCCGCCCTGAGATAGAGGTTGTGAAGAAGCACTTCCCCCACGAAGACTTGGTTTGGCTGGACCAGACCCCTATCATCCCATTCGCAGAGGGTGTGCGCATGTTGAACGAGTCAGGATGGAGGGACGACAACGGCAACCCTCTTGACGAGAATGAGGATTTGGGTACGAGAGACGAAGTGCAGTTGGGTCGTGTTATCAAGGAGAAGCTCGGCACTGACTACTATGTCCTGGACAAATTCCCAGCCAACGCGCGACCATTCTACGCCATGCAAGACCCGAACAACCCCGAGCTCACCAACTCGTTCGATATCTTCTGTCGTGGGCAGGAAATCCTCAGTGGCGGTCAGCGCATCCACGACTCCAGGCTGCTGTTGGACAAGATGTCCAAGCTCAAGATGGACCCTTCGACTATGGAAGAGTACATCCAGGGCTTCCAGTGGGGTGCACCACCTcacggtggtggtggtatcGGTCTGGAGCGTATTCTCATGCTCTTGTTGAACCTTGGAAACATCCGCCACGCTTCTATGTTCCCTCGTGATCCCAAGAGCCTGCCTGAGAAGCCAGTCGTCAAGCAGCTGCGCCATCCAGATGCGAGCACTATGCATCCTCCTTGGGAAGGACAAGATCGTGTCATGGCCAAGATCGACTTGCAACCCATCGAGAAGCTTATCGCCAATTATGGAGACGCGACCAACACATCGTGGCTCGAGCCTCGCACAGAGGTTTGGCGGGACCAGAACACTGGTGCGGCAGTCGGGTTCGTACCTCAGGATGGCTTTGCTATCACTGTCGGTGACCCGTTGTGTCACGAATCTCAGTACCTCAAGACCATGACTGGCTACCTGAAATACATCAAGAAGGAGCGCAACCTCAAGCCACTTTGGCTCCTGGTGGGTGCCCCCGTAGAAGAGGTCCTTGCTACAAAGTTCAACTGGCGAACATTCTCCGTCACTGGTGAGCAGCGAGTGGACCCGGCCCATAATCCTGCGGACAAGGATGCAGACGTACAGCGCAAGATTCGTCATGCCGAAAAGGAAGGCGTCAAGATCAGCGACTACTCTATTGGTACACCGCCACCACCAGAGGTCAAGAAGCAGGTCGATGCTCGTGTCGAAGACTGGTTGAAGGGCCGCAAGGGTCGTCAGGTACACTTGACCAACATCCACCCATGGCAGGACGAGGAGCACCGCCAGTACCATATTGCACATACTCCCGACGGCACAATTGCTGCCTTTGTCGCAATGGCACAGCTCTCACCCGACCATGGCTGGCAAGTGAAGTACTCGCTCGACTTCCCCAACGCCCCCTCAGGCTCCATCGAGTACATTGTCACGCACGCGCTCAAGGCCGTCGCCGCTTCTGGCGCTGAGTCTGTAACCTTCGGTGGAGGCGCCAGCTCCAAATTCACCCCGGGACACAATGTCAAGGGCACTCGCGTCAAGGTGCTTAGCCGCGCCTACCACGCCATTGCGACCGAGCTCAAGCTCACCAATAAGACCGAGTTCCGTGAGAAGCTTGGTGCCATTGATGACCCGAGCTACATCTGCTACCCGCCGCACGGGCTGGGCCCCATGGCAATCAAGGCTATCTTGAACTTCTTTGAGGACGACGACATGTAG
- a CDS encoding alpha-tubulin, variant 2, whose product MRGEICHLHIGQAGTQLGNSAWELYLLEHGLKADGRPDPDAKDLNEGGSFETFFTETGSGKYVPRSIFVDLDPSPIDEIRTGSYRQLFHPELLISGKEDAANNYARGHYTIGKEMVDSVIDKIRRVADNCSSLQGFLIFHSFGGGTGSGFGALLLERLSTDYGKKCKLEFAVYPAPRVSTSVVEPYNAVLSTHSTIENSDCTFLVDNEAVYDICRRSLDIPRPNYEHLNRLIAQVVSSITSSLRFDGALNVDLNEFQTNLVPYPRIHYPLISYAPVISAKKSSHESFKVSDLTFQCFEPNNQMVVCDPRNGKYMAVALLYRGDIVPRDCTAAAGALKAKSSFNLVEWCPTGFKLGINYTKPISVPGSELAAVDRSVSMLSNTTAIAEAWSRLDHKFDLMYSKRAFVHWYVGEGMEEGEFSEAREDLAALEKDYELRGCQRLSR is encoded by the exons ATGCGAGGAGAG ATCTGCCACCTCCACATCGGCCAGGCCGGTACCCAGCTCGGTAACAGCGCCTGGGAGCT GTACCTCCTTGAGCACGGCCTCAAGGCTGATGGTCGCCCGGACCCCGATGCGAAGGATCTCAACGAGGGCGGCTCGTTCGAGACCTTCTTCACGGAGACTGGCAGCGGCAAATACGTCCCTCGCTCCATCTTTGTCGACCTTGATCCCTCT CCCATTGACGAGATCCGCACTGGCTCCTACCGGCAGCTGTTCCACCCTGAGCTGTTGATCAGCGGCAAGGAGGACGCTGCCAACAACT ATGCTCGTGGCCACTACACCATCGGCAAGGAGATGGTCGACAGCGTGATTGACAAGATTCGCCGTGTCGCCG ACAACTGCTCCTCGCTCCAAGGTTTCCTCATCTTCCACTCGTTTGGTGGAGGCACAGGTTCCGGATTCGGGGCTCTCCTCTTGGAGCGCCTTTCCACCGACTACGGCAAGAAGTGCAAGCTCGAGTTTGCCGTTTATCCTGCTCCTCGCGTCTCTACCTCCGTCGTCGAACCATACAACGCCGTGCTATCGACCCACAGCACAATCGAGAACTCCGACTGCACATTCCTTGTTGACAACGAGGCCGTCTACGACATCTGCCGTCGCAGCCTAGACATCCCTAGGCCTAATTATGAGCACCTTAATCGCCTTATTGCTCAGGTTGTCAGCTCCATCACCTCCTCTCTGCGATTCGACGGCGCCCTCAACGTTGATCTGAACGAGTTCCAGACCAACCTTGTGCCCTACCCGCGTATCCACTACCCTCTTATCAGCTACGCTCCAGTCATCTCGGCCAAGAAGAGCTCCCACGAAAGCTTCAAGGTCAGCGACCTTACCTTCCAGT GCTTCGAGCCCAACAACCAGATGGTTGTTTGTGACCCGCGCAACGGCAAGTACATGGCTGTCGCTCTTCTGTACCGTGGAGATATTGTTCCCCGTGACTGCACGGCTGCCGCTGGTGCGCTCAAGGCCAAGTCTTCCTTCAACCTGGTCGAGTGGTGCCCCACTGGTTTCAAGCTCGGAATCAACTACACCAAGCCCATCAGCGTTCCTGGCAGCGAGCTTGCCGCTGTCGACCGAAGCGTTTCCATGCTGAGCAACACTACTGCCATTGCCGAGGCCTGGTCGCGTCTTGACCACAAGTTCGATCTCATGTACTCCAAGCGTGCTTTCGTCCACTGGTACGTCGGTGAGGGTATGGAGGAAGGAGAATTCTCCGAGGCTCGCGAGGACCTCGCTGCTTTGGAGAAGGACTACGAATTAA GAGGTTGCCAGCGACTCTCTCGATGA